From Streptomyces sp. TLI_235, a single genomic window includes:
- a CDS encoding 8-amino-7-oxononanoate synthase codes for MVHPTVPQQTLAPSAVFDWLDEAADLRARAGLTRTLRSRPADDPVLDLASNDYLGLVHHPAVTEAAAEAARRWGGGATGSRLVTGTTALHTELEDELAEFCGFEAALVFSSGYAANLAALTALTDPDTLIVSDAYNHASLIDGCRLARSDVHRAPHADPDAVREVLAARSHRRALVVTDSVFSVDGNAAPLAGHSAAARAHGAALLVDDAHGLGVLGRGGRGALAAAGLAGEPDTVATVTLSKSLGSQGGAVLGPRRVIRHLTETARTFIFDTGLAPAAAGAALGALRLLRAEPHRADRARAVAHTLAARLTAAGLHASTPDAAVVSVRAPGPEAAVRWAADCRTAGLAVGCFRPPSVPDGISRLRLTARGDLTDTQIAEAVHIIAATRPA; via the coding sequence GCGCCGGGCTCACCCGCACCCTGCGCAGCCGCCCCGCCGACGACCCGGTGCTGGACCTCGCGAGCAACGACTACCTGGGCCTCGTCCACCACCCCGCCGTCACCGAGGCCGCCGCCGAGGCCGCCCGCCGCTGGGGCGGCGGCGCCACCGGCTCCCGCCTGGTCACCGGCACCACCGCGCTGCACACCGAACTCGAGGACGAACTCGCCGAGTTCTGCGGCTTCGAGGCCGCCCTGGTGTTCTCCTCCGGGTACGCCGCCAACCTCGCCGCACTCACCGCACTCACCGACCCCGACACCCTGATCGTCTCCGACGCGTACAACCACGCCTCGCTGATCGACGGCTGCCGGCTCGCCCGCAGCGACGTCCACCGCGCCCCGCACGCCGACCCGGACGCCGTCCGCGAGGTGCTCGCCGCCCGCTCGCACCGCCGCGCCCTCGTCGTCACCGACTCCGTCTTCTCCGTCGACGGCAACGCCGCCCCGCTCGCCGGGCACTCCGCCGCCGCCCGCGCGCACGGCGCCGCGCTGCTCGTCGACGACGCCCACGGCCTCGGCGTCCTCGGCCGCGGCGGGCGCGGCGCCCTCGCCGCCGCGGGCCTCGCCGGCGAACCCGACACCGTCGCCACGGTGACCCTCTCCAAGTCGCTCGGCTCCCAGGGCGGCGCCGTCCTCGGACCCCGACGGGTCATCAGGCACCTCACCGAGACCGCCCGCACCTTCATCTTCGACACCGGCCTCGCCCCCGCCGCCGCCGGCGCCGCCCTCGGCGCCCTGCGGCTGCTGCGCGCCGAACCCCACCGCGCCGACCGCGCCCGCGCGGTCGCCCACACCCTCGCCGCCCGCCTCACCGCCGCAGGCCTGCACGCCTCCACCCCGGACGCCGCCGTCGTCTCCGTCCGCGCCCCCGGCCCGGAGGCCGCCGTCCGCTGGGCCGCCGACTGCCGCACCGCCGGCCTCGCCGTCGGCTGCTTCCGCCCCCCGTCCGTCCCCGACGGCATCTCCCGCCTCCGCCTCACCGCCCGCGGCGACCTGACGGACACCCAGATCGCCGAAGCCGTCCACATCATCGCCGCCACCCGCCCCGCCTGA